The Xenopus tropicalis strain Nigerian chromosome 1, UCB_Xtro_10.0, whole genome shotgun sequence DNA segment TCTGAAATGCTAAGTTTTGATGTGGTGGCTTCTCCTCTGTCGCCTATTATTATCGGCCTACCCTGGCTACGCAAACACAACCCTATAGTGGAATGGGAAAGAGgcaagattacatttttgtctcatttttgcCGTACCAATTGCCTTTCGTTTCCCCCTTCTGCTTGTCAGAAATTGTGCTGTGTAGCTTTTGAAAAACCGTTTGAAAGATTTCCTGGTTTACCCTCTGAGTATTACGACTTCCTCGACGTATTTGATAAGAAAGGAGCCGATTCATTGCCTCCACATCGGAAGTACGATTGCCCTATTGACCTTCTTCCGGGATCACAAATACCTTTCGGGCGCATCTACCCACTAGCGGAACCTGAACTGAAGGTGCTACGTGACTATCTGGAAGAGAACCTAACCAAAGGCTTCATTCGTACTTCAACTTCCCCAGCCGGAGCAGGGAttttctttgtggaaaaaaagGATCACACTCTAAGACCTTGCATCGATTACCGCAATCTGAATAATATAACTGTTAAAAACCGGTATCCTTTGCCCTTAATCCCAGAACTTTTTCAACGACTTAGAGAGGCAACAATCTTCTCAAAGCTCGACCTTAGGGGGGCCTACAATTTGGTCAGAATAAgggagggggatgaatggaagactgCGTTTCGTACCAGATATGGACATTTCGAATACCTGGTCATGCCTTTCGGCCTATGTAACGCACCTGCAACTTTTCAACATTTTGTCAATGATGTCTTCAGAGATTATTTGGACATTTTCGTTATTATTTACTTAGACGACATCCTAATTTTTTCCAAATCCCTGGCTGAACACCGGCTCcatatgaagaaaatattttctcGACTCCGTTCACACCAACTATTCgtcaaatttgaaaaatgtgagttcGATAAAACCTCTATTGAATTTTTAGGCTTTATTATCTCTGCCAATGGAGTCCAAATGGACCAAAGTAAGGTCTCAGCCATCCTGAACTGGCCAGTCCCTGTCTCCAGAAAAGATGTCCAACGTTTCATCGGTTTCGCAAATTTCTACAGGAAATTTATTAAGGGATTTTCACAGATCATTCTTCCCCTCACTCAGCTAACCAGTTTAAATTCCAAGTTCGTTTGGACTTCCCAAGCTCAGACAGCTTTTGAAACTTTAAAAACTCTTTTTACCACAGCGCCTATTCTTCAACACCCTGACCCtacaaaaccttttattttagaAGTGGATGCCTCCGAATCTGCAGTTGGAGCTGTACTTTCCCAGAGGATTTCCACATCTGGCGCTCTCCATCCAGTGGCCTATTTTTCCCGAAAGATGAACAAATCTGAACAGAATTATGACGTGGCAGATAGAGAACTCCTAGCCATCAAACTTGCTTTAGAAGAGTGGCGATACCTCTTGGAAGGAGGTTCTAACCCTATCCTGATCTATACTGATCATAAAAACTTAGAATACCTTCGTGTCGCTAAGAGACTTAAACCTCGTCAAGCTCGTTGGGCGCTTTTCTTTATGAGATTTAACTTTCATCTAACCTACCGTCCCGGCTCTAAGAATGTTAAAGCAGACGCACTATCCAGGATCCACTCTCCTCAAGAAGTCACTCCTACCTTACCAGAGACTgttcttttgccacaaaatttttTGTCCATCCAGTGCTCCTTGATGGACCAAATTAAACAAGCTTCAGTTTCCACTCCCTCTGGTTGGGAGCTAACGTCTAGAGAtggacttttcttttttaaagacaaGATCTTCGTACCCGAAAGCCTGCGCCTGGAAGTCCTTCGTACCATACATGACTCTAAGTTAGCTGGCCACCCTGGTATtaaaaagacaattatattagccaaaagacttttttggtggccGAAAATGACTACTGATTGTGTCAATTATACCAGGTCCTGTGATGTCTGTGCTAGGTCCAAGGACTCCCGTACCAAGCCTTTAGGCTTCCTTCTTCCGCTTCCAGTTCCCTCTAGACCATGGGGTTCCATCTCTATGGATTTCATTTCAGACCTACCTCCGTCTTCCGGACAAACTGCCATTTTTGTTATAGTGGATCGACTAACTAAGATGGCCCACTTCATACCACTTCCTAAACTCCCTTCTGCCGCTTCCACCGCTGAATACTTTATAAAAGAGGTCGTAAGATTACACGGGGTTCCTGACGATGTTGTTTCTGATAGAGGAACCCAATTTACTTCACAGTTCTGGAGATCGTTATGCAGAGCATTACAAATCAAGGTGTCTCTCTCCTCCGCTTTTCATCCTCAATCTAACGGACAGACTGAGAGGACCAATCAAACCCTGGAGCAATATCTAAGATGCTTTACCTCTTATCGACAAGATGATTGGGTTTCCTTATTACCTCTTGCAGAGTTTGCCTATAACAATAATTTTCACAACTCCATCCAGCAATCTCCTTTTTTTGCCAACTACGGGATGCATCCTGctatttttccttcttctctCAAAGAAATTTCTGTTCCTGCTGTGAAGGATcgtttattgtttttaaaggagaattataagTTTCTTGAAGAATCTATTAAGAAAGCTCAGCAGAACTTCAAGACGTATGCGGATAAAAGGAGACGTAAAGATCCCGAGTTCAAGGTGGGTGACAAGGTGTGGCTTTCATCAGCAAACCTTAAATTGTCTTGTCCTACACGAAAGCTTGGTCATCGCTTCCTTGGGCCTTTTGAAATTACCAAACAGGTAAATCCTGTAGCTTTCCAGTTAAGACTCCCTGACTCCTGGCGTATTCATTCAGTTTTTCACTCTGCCTTATTGAAACCTGTGACTGTTAACCCTTTTGTTGGGCGAGTTCCCATTCCACCCTCACCCATCCAGGTTGACGGCCAGGAGGAATTTGAAGTCGAGCGAATCCTTGACCACAGACTAAGAGGGAAACAACGCCAGTATTTAGTCAAATGGAGAGGTTACGGTCCAGAAGAAAATTCCTGGGAGCCAGCTTGTAACATCCATGCACCTAAACTCTTAAAAGAGTTTCACCGGAAAGATGTTCCTAAAGCTAGAGTTCGCGTCCGGAGACCGCTCCTAGGAGGGGGGCCATGTAAGGTTACTCACCAGCGCCGAGTCCCGGGTTCTAGCGTACGGCGGGAGCGCACGAGCCGCCTTGCGTCCCGGCGCGCAACGGCGCCGTGTTTGACGCACTCACGCAAGCGGCGTGCGCGGAGCGCGTGCGCGACGCGCGCGCGGTTTGACGCCCGCGTCATTACGCGCGCGCGACTAACGCAACGTGCGCGCGATTTGACGCCCGCGTCGCTACgcgcgcgcgccggcgtcatgacgccgcGTCACGTCGCGGGACGCCTTAAATAGCCCTTGCAACAGCccatcagtgctcggttatcatTTCGGTGTGCCTAGCGTTTGTTACTTCTGAACTTTTCTGTGAATTTGACCTTACGCCTGTTACCTCGTCTTGAACCTCTGCAGCCTGCCCTTGACCCGGATCCGTTTGACTACCCTTCTGTTTACTCCTCTGGTACTTCGctgttcggccttccagcctctctccactgctgtgcttcctgtcccatctccaggttaagcctccagcctagtgcgaggtgcttgtgggtgacattaCCCGTCGGACCAGCTTGGCTTGACATCTTGTTTGAGTTTATGAACCTACTAATGTAGAAAATGCTGCAGAAATAATATATTCCATTCCCTACCCACACCTTTATCTAACACATTCCTTTATAATAACAATTGCTATTAATCACTATTAATTCAGGGAACATTTTGTTGTTGATCAGAAGAAGAAAAGGATTTCTGACCGTTTTGTTCATCATTTTCCATGGAATTGCATCTGGATAGATTATTAGTTTATACTCTGAAGGTGCCGATGGTATGAACCTGCCGAGTGTGCCCAAGTACGTTGTATCAGTTCCATTGGGAAAGAAATAGATGATATATCCAGTGTCCATCTCTCCTCTTCCATCAAAAGATACCTCTCCCCCATACTTGGTTTGGTAGTGACTTTTGTTCAAATAGTGATGTAACTGTTAAgtgatgtatttttaattatatcaacAATTCAATGAAGCAGAGAATTCCTTGAAACAGGTTCAAACAATTCACACTTGTTTATGGGAACCCCTATTGTACGGTAGCCATACCGACTCAGTCAGAATTTCATCCATAGATTGTACTGACTTACTAAATAATTTTCTAAACTGAGACCTTCTCCATTATTTTCTGCCAGTCCTTTCTGTCTTGATTCCTCTCTAGACATGGGCGCCCGCACATAAGGGCAAGGGGGGAAAGAAcgtttctgatgttgctctgcttaaacgagaaggaaaggctatgtcactgccagaatgttaggcacctccagtgACTTTAATTTCTTGCCTTTTACCCCGGGTTGCTACTcaggttaggagaaaaccacaccagcccggggagCTACGAACAtgtgtctcctcttcctccttctgtcATCTATGAATAGATTTGTCTTTCTGTTTCAAACTGCCAAGCTTTTAAATGTCTGTTCAGCATTTTGTCCAGTAACATTTAGAAGCCGTTGAAGGAaattggttacatagttacatagagttaaaaaaataccagagtccatcaagttcaacccccccaattaaacccagcacacagaaACCTATACtttccaaatatagaggagagcaccataaagcagaattctgctaaaatgctatttatttcagaccaaaaaacacaacatgtttgggCAATGTGACACCCTTTATAAAGTGTGATAaagaggaaccccctacccaacatcccccggcagggcattccccaaccccctcactgccctcaccgtgaggaaccccctacccaacatcccccggcagagcattccccaaccccctcactgccctcaccgtgaggaaccccctacccaacatcccccggcagggcattccccaacctcctcactgccctcaccgtgaggaaccccctacccaacatcccccggcagggcattccccaaccccctcactgccttcaccgtgaggaaccccctacccaacatcccccggcagggcattccccaaccccctcactgtcctcaccgtgaggaaccccctacccaacatcccctggcagggcattccccaacctcactgccctcaccatgaggaaccccctacccaacatcccccggcagggcattccccaacctcattgccctcactgtgaggaaccccctacccaacatcccccggcagggcattccacaacctcactgccctcaccgtgaggaaccccctacccaacatcccccggcagggcattccccaaccccctcactgccctcaccgtgaggaaacccctacccaacatcccccagcagggcattccccaaccccctcactgccctcaccgtgaggaaccccctacccaacatcccctagcagggcattccccaacctcattgccctcactgtgaaaaagcTCCTtctctgcttcaaatggaagctccgttcctctaatctcaAGTGGGCCTCTGGTGTCttgcttgtttttatgggaaaagagaaccccccccatctgcctataatcccctctaatgtactaatgtcccctcgcaagcgcctcttttccagagaaaacaaccccaacctcgacagtctaacctcatagtttaacccttccatcccctttaccagtttatttgcagtctctgcactttctccagctcattaatatccttcttaaggactggagcccaaaactgccccccatactcaaggtgagaccttaccagggacctataaaggggcaaaattatgtttcatcccttgagtcaatgcccttttttatacaagacaacactttatttgctttagtagccacagaatgacactgcctggaattagaccacttgttatctataaaaacccctagatccttctccactAAGGATCCCCCAGCACACTACAAccactttgcacttgtccacattgaacctcatttcccagtttgctgctcagttttccaattttgtcaaatctctctgcaaagcggcagcatcctgcatggaacttatagttttgcacaatttagtatcgtcagcaaaaatagaaacagtgctgtctatgccccccctacagaaaatgttcaatttaccccactctgtgtaatctatccttcagccagttctctatccaagtacaaatattatgttctaggccaatattcctcaatttgatcattaaccttctgtgaggtactgtatcaaacgctttagcaaagtccaagtagatcccatccactgccattccagcatcgaggttcctgctcacctcctcataaaaggcgactaaattagtctggcaagatctgttacacataaaaccatgctggcacaaactaatagtattgtgaactgcaatgtattcaagtaccctatcccttattaccccttccaaaagctttcctactactgatgtcaaactaacaggcctatagttttcaggctgagaacgggatccctttttaaataacggcaccacattagcaattcacatGACTAAAATCAAAAGAACTGGTAAACATGGAATATTCACCTGATACTGATAGCGATGagcctctctgtccctctctgggGATTGCTCCCTTAGGGAGGTGTGCATCTCATGAATTGCCTGGGACATAATATTAACTGCGAGGTGCACATTGGGAGACAGTGCAGCAAGTAAAGAAGAAATTATATTGGAAACACATTCAGTGGCCTCCTTACCATCACACTCTGTATTACTTGTTCCAAAAATAGATTTATAAACCTTATTTTTATGTGGGTCTTTTGATAAACATCTGCATTTTGTCCACATAATATTTTCAAATAACGTATCATTTGGATCCTTAGAAGGATGGGTCCTGTTTATAAATTCTATTATTTCATGAGTATCTCTGGGATAGACAGGGTATGGTTCAAATATCAAAATGTCATCAAATGTAGCACCCGTGAACTTCTCAGTGATACCAATAAATGATGCAGAAGGTGAAAGAATCAATGTCTTATTAACCCCAAGCATTGAGTAGCGCATAT contains these protein-coding regions:
- the LOC108644811 gene encoding uncharacterized protein LOC108644811 → MDQEEDASPLTALTQQIAALAHAVRELRADYNEVQEQLQAIQYPAPPPAPMASPPPLVGATASLPAPEPKIPLPDKFSGDRSTFRTFVNACKLLFMLQPQTYSTEQVKVGVVMSLLRGQPQSWAFRLMEQQNACLLTVDAFFQAMAVLYDDPHRVATAEAALRNLRQGTRPVEDFTMNFRKFAADTDWNQAALKHQFRLGLSATLKDELARVGVPDSLEELIQLSIQIDQRLRERRLEKASSFPASWVLPKASPPIRVDPEVTTSPEPEPMQLGSLRPSLSSEERIRRRRLNLCLYCGLSGHLLSTCPTRPSPPRKVPSLSTTVPKLHFSPLLTFSLSLQWEDKVLVLPAILDSGASGCFLDSKVADCHKIPLLTKSLPLLIRVADGSPISSGPILKESIPLRVCMNKIHSEMLSFDVVASPLSPIIIGLPWLRKHNPIVEWERGKITFLSHFCRTNCLSFPPSACQKLCCVAFEKPFERFPGLPSEYYDFLDVFDKKGADSLPPHRKYDCPIDLLPGSQIPFGRIYPLAEPELKVLRDYLEENLTKGFIRTSTSPAGAGIFFVEKKDHTLRPCIDYRNLNNITVKNRYPLPLIPELFQRLREATIFSKLDLRGAYNLVRIREGDEWKTAFRTRYGHFEYLVMPFGLCNAPATFQHFVNDVFRDYLDIFVIIYLDDILIFSKSLAEHRLHMKKIFSRLRSHQLFVKFEKCEFDKTSIEFLGFIISANGVQMDQSKVSAILNWPVPVSRKDVQRFIGFANFYRKFIKGFSQIILPLTQLTSLNSKFVWTSQAQTAFETLKTLFTTAPILQHPDPTKPFILEVDASESAVGAVLSQRISTSGALHPVAYFSRKMNKSEQNYDVADRELLAIKLALEEWRYLLEGGSNPILIYTDHKNLEYLRVAKRLKPRQARWALFFMRFNFHLTYRPGSKNVKADALSRIHSPQEVTPTLPETVLLPQNFLSIQCSLMDQIKQASVSTPSGWELTSRDGLFFFKDKIFVPESLRLEVLRTIHDSKLAGHPGIKKTIILAKRLFWWPKMTTDCVNYTRSCDVCARSKDSRTKPLGFLLPLPVPSRPWGSISMDFISDLPPSSGQTAIFVIVDRLTKMAHFIPLPKLPSAASTAEYFIKEVVRLHGVPDDVVSDRGTQFTSQFWRSLCRALQIKVSLSSAFHPQSNGQTERTNQTLEQYLRCFTSYRQDDWVSLLPLAEFAYNNNFHNSIQQSPFFANYGMHPAIFPSSLKEISVPAVKDRLLFLKENYKFLEESIKKAQQNFKTYADKRRRKDPEFKVGDKVWLSSANLKLSCPTRKLGHRFLGPFEITKQVNPVAFQLRLPDSWRIHSVFHSALLKPVTVNPFVGRVPIPPSPIQVDGQEEFEVERILDHRLRGKQRQYLVKWRGYGPEENSWEPACNIHAPKLLKEFHRKDVPKARVRVRRPLLGGGPCKVTHQRRVPGSSVRRERTSRLASRRATAPCLTHSRKRRARSACATRARFDARVITRARLTQRARDLTPASLRARAGVMTPRHVAGRLK